Genomic window (Daucus carota subsp. sativus chromosome 5, DH1 v3.0, whole genome shotgun sequence):
TTAGTTTGAGCTTGTGTGGTCGAGTTGTCAATTTTATGGAGTTTATAACCCTCCACTTCATCTTTGCTAATCTGCAATTGTGACTTTCCCTTGTTTTTGGAGCCCACAATTCTCTCGTATGTGGTTATGGGTTTTTGATTGTCAGTTGATAGTTGGATGCCTGATTTTGTCAACACGTGTCTTTGTTGGAGATCGGTAGTGCCTCAAATGGTCCATAAGTGTCTAGAATTTAAATCTTGCAGTCAAACTGTGCAAGGTCGCCTGCAAGCAGTTTCTTTTGCTGAAAGAGATGCCTTACTCTCTGGATATAAGTCTATGTACTCAATAGTGATATATTCCTATGAGCGAGTCCAGAaatcttttctcattttaacattattcaaatttatttgcAGATGGCTTCCCTTGCAACATATTTTGGGCTTGGAGATCAATCGCATAGGTACTTTATATCCAGAATAAGCTGTTCTTATATTTTCCATATTACACTATTACAGAGAATAGGATATAAGTATGTTTATACAAATCATACAAGCAATATGCGTAttagtttgaaaattttgacgagtgtttatattattatttttcagaaGTTTAGATGATGTGCGGATGAATCTTGAAGTTCTCAAGTATTGTGCAACTGTTCTGTTCTTGGTAAGTTGATAATTATTTTTGGTAGATTGAGGAACTTCTTAATCTTTCTGAGATGCCATATGCATAGTAGTTAGCACTTAGCACATATATATCAAAAGTCTGGTAATTGACAAATTACTGCCAAGTGAACTAAATATGTCTTCATCATCTGTTTGATAAGTTCTGACTTCTAATTTTTGCCCCTTCTCAAATATAATCTTCGACGTTATATAGGCTCCCAGGCTCCAAGCTAGCGGTGGCAATTTTGGGTAATGGGTCGGGTTTGGGTTGTCTTACCCGATCCAGTTTTTTAGTCAAACCGAACCCTAACCCGAACCCAAAACGGGCTACCGGACCTGTTTAGTACCGGaacaacccgaaaatgacccgaatTCAcctgaaatttaattaaaattgattgttttaattattcatgttattataatatattaaaaactataaataataatttaataagattcTAAGTGGATAAAATTgtttgaataatatataaatatatgacaaATTTACGtaattttctaatataaatttatatatattatatataaatatgggtcgggttcgggtacaCTGGGTCAACTGAACCTAACCCGAGTTTTTCGGGTAAAAAATCACCCAACCCGAACTTGACCCAAAATATAAAAACCCGACCCTAATTCGTACTTTTGACGAGTCAGATTTTAGGTCTTGTCGGATTTTGCGACCCCTACTCCAAGCCActtttaaaaattgtttttctttctttattcTAATTATGTGTAATTTACTTGAGGTTTGAATCGCTTTGGGGATAAATGACGTCGTGAATATTAGCTCATGGCATATACTtctcttttaatttttaactctGTATTATGAAGAATTTTAAAAGTGCATCTTAAGTCTTGAATGTGAAAAGGCATCACAAAATCCAACTGACAGATATGCTGGTAATTAGTTTTATGTTAATAATATGCCTTATATGACTCCATTATGTCCTGGGTTCTTAGAGTATGTACTGCGGTTGATTTTATTGAGTATATATTACATGCTCTAAAGTCTTAGCATCTTATATGAGATCATATGAGATTGGTGAATAGTGTTTAACATCATTCACATTTGAGCGCAGATGCCTTTTATTCTCTATAAGTAATTTAGGGTTcaataattaagtaaaaaaaacTGAACATGTGGTTTTTAGtcgttaatataatatttacgcTTCAAGTAGTACTACTGGTTTAAAAGAAGTACATTTGTCATAGTTGGTGACTGTAAAGAGAGACTGAGAATTTGATATAATTGCAGGAGTCCAGCCTTCCAGATGTATTAACTGCAAACAGCTGGGTTTCTCCTAATGCTATTACAAGAAGTCGTGGCAATCGTAAAGCTTCTCCAGAGGTGACAGGTTCAAACAATGGTACACCATCTTCAAGTAGCCTGgtcaaagatcaccaagtaacCCCTCCCCAAAACAATTCATTCGTAGACAATCATCCCATCCTTTCCCTGATGACTCCTGGATTAGGAGATTGTGAATTAAATCTTGCCGAACCTGGTAGTGAACCTGCACCTGACCCATTTAACATGAGTCCCCTAAGCAATTTAGTGGAAGGAGGATGTATTCGACCAGATGACACCATTATGGAAACTAGTTCGGAGTCTCTAAATTTGTCCACAGCAAATTCATCTAATACTTTCAGGGACTGCATTGACTTTTTAAAGCCTGATGAAATTTCTGTACCTTCCATCACTGTTGTACTTGCCCCAGGTTTTAACGGGCTTCACAAACTACAGATATTGCATAAAAATTCAGTCTTTCATGTTTGCTGTAATCATATGAAAGTACGGTTTGGGATAAGTACAAAATTTGTTGATTATGCTGGCCGCCCACGGTTGAGTTTTGTGCTAGATGCATCTCCGGATCTCTGCCAAATTCTGGATGCATGTGATAATCTTGCCCAGAAGAGGTCTTTGGATTCTGGAAGCAGTTCTGACTGGAGGCCTGTCGTGGCCAGAAAGGCTGGATTCGTGAATTCACCAACTATTCGATTACAGTAAGTTCAGCATTTTTAAGCTCATTTCTTTTAACTTGCTAGAGTAGTATCATTCTGAGACTCTtgagtatttattttaattctatcTCTGTGTAACCGGCCTCTGATATCATGCATTCTAATCAAACgttattataaaaaatgaatgTGCTGCTAGTGTAGTATCATACGTGTTCTGTTTACTTGTCACAGCATACCTACAGTATGGGATGGGAATAATGCAAGACTGTCCACAGAGATATACCAGAAAGAATCTTCATCGACACAAAGGGTTGTTTTCAGCAGATATGACATTGCTGAACTTGATGCATTATTAGCTCCAGGGACTTTCATGGATGTGTACTTCTCCTTGGATCCATATGACTATCAACAGAATGCTGGTATCCGTTTAGTGGCGAAGAAGTTGGTCGTGCATTCTTGATGGAGTCGAAGCCAGGTTTACATAGGCTAACAcctactactagatatcattcTTTCCTGGTTTCAGGCTGAATTGTTTCAACATGTAGACATAACATTGTCATTCTGTTGTAATTTCACATTTAAAATAATAGACTCCAGTTAAAGCTGTAGATATAACAGTCATTCAACCTTGAAACTTTCATTTCAATGGTTTCATATTGCAGACTAGTTCTTTTCTAAATTTGTGTAGTATGTAGATTCTTAATTGAGGCTCAAGTTGTCGACGACATCTAACATTTACTATAAGGGGACATACAATGattgtgattattttatttatgtaagATGGATTAGTTCCAAACTTCCAAGTATAGAATttacaatattatttattaatatattcgcAAGTGTCACAAGGGGTGCTTTGGCCTATGTAACATTTTGTATTCTATTAAGTCAAATGAGTTATTGGTTGATTGGTTGGGATGTAAACAAGTTAAATTCTAGAGGTGATTGCATATCGTACCcctaactatcgttcaaaaacgatattgtacacatatttatattttgaaaaactcaACTATTTGATTTATGAAGTATTTGAATGCGGTTCAATGATGATCGAGACGAACTTGGACTAATTGAATATCTTGAAAAGCTGAACTCGAATTTCAAAGAGTCAATATCTTGTCAATTCGAGCTTTCTAGTCGAGTTTCAACTCAAATTTTCATCGAGCTGAATTTTGAGTTAAAATTTTTTGACAGGATCTGACATTCAAATCTGGCACTGTTTAACTAGATTCGACCATTTACGCTCCAATCCAAGTTATGATACAAATTATAAatgacaaaatatataaacgGAAATCggctatttaatatatatatactaattgTACATGTTAATAAAGTTacgatataaataataaatgacaAAGGATGGAAACGAATaccatttatttaatatttaaactaattatatatattaatattttttagtgaTGTTACATTTCTCAAATTTTTGgcaaatctttttccaaatttttGAGTACTTAACGCTTCCCATAATCTCTATGCTAATTGTACATATATGTATCATCAATGAAAATTAGAGCCGTAACTAAAAAAGCTCACTCTAAATAATTGAAGagggaaaaaagaaaaagaaaaatactcTGCCTCCAATAAATGTTACTACTACTACAGTACTTGGCAAAacaaattatactccctccgtttctttattcttttcctatttgggatgtcggtactgttcataacatgagacaaattactaatttacatctaatctataaaactaaatataatcatgagtgatcttgttagattcctattcacgagtactttaatacggtgaagtttttatatttaatactactaTGAAATGGaaaatattaacgatcaaaaatgtgtgttggtAAACGTGAAAAAtacaaacaagaaaaatatggagggagtatataactgCGAATTGTGGCGTGGCATGTGGAATGGTTGGGAGAAAAAGATATTTTCTGTATGTACAGGTCATGTCATGAGATGATAGATATTTGAAGAAGGGGGAGCATGAGATATTTGTTTAGACGTTGATTGATGGACAAATGGTTGGAAGAAGAAAGTTTGCTTTTTCATTGCTAGAGCAAAACAATAATTGTTACTctataattatattgttattGTGCTGCTGATGCCTAGATTTTGGTCGGTCTTTTTATATCAAGTTAGTGAAAGTAATTTGATTactttgttttaaaataattacgaaATATGTTGTTTCTAGCCTAAAATTTGGCCTCTCATTAAAGGTTTAGGTCTGGCGTGAATGATATTCTACGACTAATAATTCATTTATTTCCAAACAATAAATTAGTAACTTAACATTGAATTTTACATGCATGTTCAACATATTGCCCCAAAATGTTACGAGTGGGTAATTGCAAAACCAAAAAGTCAATGGATAAGGAGTGCCTTCATATTCGAACCCGGAttgactgatcaagtatgtcATTAAATAAAGAATACGAAGAATCACTTCAGTTGCAGTCGTTCGTGAAACAGACCATTAATCAAGTctgtttaatatttattttcaatttaaacaaaaataataattatataatattaaataaatagttaataaactttataaaatctaaatatattatcataaatactagaagtcataaccttttacctGGTTAtggtagtattcaaaaataatgtgtcaaactctataaataatatttttactccttgaactaaaatttgaggtacttgattgatatttattatgactttaatgattgaaatgaacCCCGTTAAGATCAGTGAGtgaagtgatatatgacctccactttagtgaccattttgatatttaaccccaaAGACTACACACCTGGAGCTACATATTTTGAggtaacggggagttacgctccaagataagCCATGTAGATTTACATTTaaagtgaggaggtaacgggagtTACACTCCAAGATTAATATTTGTACAGGATTCTCAGCCTGCTGTAAGGAGTACATTTCTTCTtatatcgggacctaacacaTCTGTCCTGGTGCAATGAAAAAACTTGAAAAGTAAGTgagatttttataaatgattacaTTGTTAGGTTTCATTACGTTTCACTTATTCAGCTTTATTTTATTGTACTATTAGGGCTGTTCATTTTGTTGGTAATAGTGTTGTGGCATGGTTTGAGGTAACATCATATCTTGTCACCACAACAGATCGTGAGCATGAGCTAGTGGTTGATCTAGTTAGAAGACTTGTTCTTGCAGAAAATGGGATCTTACTGGGATTTTTTACTATCATGTTTGTGTATGCATAGCTGTTAAGAATGATCCATGGGAGATGCATGTTCACATCTGCTATAGCAAGGACAATTATCTCAAGATACTAATCTCATTGTACAATTATCTAAATGTATTATGTGGTTATCTCAAGGTACTAATTAGCTATCATTTTGTGAAATAGCTATATAATTGCACTTTGAAACTCATTGTTCCTTTGACTCCAAATGTGAAAATTTCAATTGGtagaccaaaaaaaaaaagaggagcaAGAATAACGACATTTCTCAAGATCCTATAAAATTGAGTAAAATTGGTGCAATTATAAATTGTACTTACTGTAAAACACACGACTACAATGCCATAACTTGTGAAACAAAGttgtgttttgatattttttatttacatgtttcctcatattttgataaattttagaCTTAATTAAGGCCACTTATCTGTAAGGAGTACATTTCTCCGCCTGCTGTAAGAAGTACATTTCTTCTtatatcgggacctaacacaTCTGTCCTGCTGCAATGAAAAAACTTGAAAAGTAAGTGAGATTTCTATAAATAATTACATTGTTAGGTTTCATTATGTTTCACTTATTCaactttattttattgtattattAGGGTTGTTCATTTTGTTGGTAATAGTGTTGTGGCATGGTTTGAGGTAAAATCATATCTTGTCACCACAACAGATCGTGAACATGAGCTAGTGGTTGATCTAGTAAAGAAGACTTGTTCTTGCAGAAAATGGGATCTTACTCGGATTTCTTGCTATCATGTTTGTGCATGCATAGCTGTTAAGAATGATCCATGGGAGATGCATGTTCACATCTGCTATAGCAAGGACAATTATCTCAAGATACTAATCTCATTTTACAATTATCTAAATGTATTACGTGGTTATCTCAAGGTACTAATTGGCTATCATTTTGTGAAACAGCTATATAATTGCACTTTGAAACTCATTGTTCCTTTGACTCCAAATGTGAAATTTCAATTGGtggaccaaaaaaaaaaaagaggagcaAGAATAATGACATTTCTCAAGTTCCTATAAAATTGAGTAAAATTGgtacaattataaattatacttacTGTAAAACACAAGACTACAATGCCATAACTtgtgttttgaaattttttatttatatgtttcctcatattttgataaattttatacttaattaaGGCCACTTATCTGTAATTAAGtccaaattttaattacttGCTCTATTACAATGTAGAAAATTGACTTGCTGAAGAAGAGTGTAGAGGATGACATTATCCCTGTTAATTCCAGAGCTACAATTGTTCGTAAAATTTGCAAGTAGGATGGACATAACTTTAGGACTTTCTTTGTGAAGGTTTAATCAAATCAGCTTCTCATGTCATTAATTATCTTAGTAGTTGTGTAAAGGATTTGAACCTTACTTAATCACAAGCTTGGTCTTGCAGAAATAATAAGGCGCAAATGCTTCAAACAATGTGTCCCAAGATCATCAAGATGTAACGAATATGTTTAGCCAACAACATGATGAAGTACTAGGCACTCAAGGGAGCTCTTCCTCAAAGGCAAAGAAACTGATTAAGGAGATTAAAAGAAGAGACGCATTACTTATTTAAACTTACAATGGAAGATAACTTATTTAACctagttattataatatttttggtatgGAATCTAAACCAAACCATTCTGCAGTGTTGTTGATGGTTTATTAGCATCAAGGCTTAGTTTGAATTTAATCACTTTTTGTAAGAAAGTTGGGATCGATTTGAAACAAGCTTTTGGTTGTTGACACATTAAGTAGCTTTGGGTTGTTAACTAATGGTTGTTAAACTTTCTTTTGTAAGGATTTTGATGTTTTAATTCAAGGTTTTATGCCAATCTTGTATTTGTCATATTAGTTGTAGATAGCTGTAATAATTTCGGCAACTAGCTTCTTGGATGTTAAATATGAATCAACATTATAGATAAACACAGGAACAAATACATTGTTCTCACTTAATTTGAAAAACAACTTAGAGTACAAGAAATAACA
Coding sequences:
- the LOC108220282 gene encoding protein NEN1, which codes for MMSSQDRSEIAFFDVETTIPARTGQKHAILEFGSILVCPRTLVELDNYSTLVKPSDVSLISLSSVRCNGISGKDVASAPTFAQIADRVFDILDGRIWAGHNINRFDCPRIREAFQEINRPAPEPKGTIDSLTLLTQKFGRRAGDMKMASLATYFGLGDQSHRSLDDVRMNLEVLKYCATVLFLESSLPDVLTANSWVSPNAITRSRGNRKASPEVTGSNNGTPSSSSLVKDHQVTPPQNNSFVDNHPILSLMTPGLGDCELNLAEPGSEPAPDPFNMSPLSNLVEGGCIRPDDTIMETSSESLNLSTANSSNTFRDCIDFLKPDEISVPSITVVLAPGFNGLHKLQILHKNSVFHVCCNHMKVRFGISTKFVDYAGRPRLSFVLDASPDLCQILDACDNLAQKRSLDSGSSSDWRPVVARKAGFVNSPTIRLHIPTVWDGNNARLSTEIYQKESSSTQRVVFSRYDIAELDALLAPGTFMDVYFSLDPYDYQQNAGIRLVAKKLVVHS